The following proteins come from a genomic window of Salinivibrio kushneri:
- a CDS encoding slipin family protein — MDTIFLETSSFVGVWVVLAVLVIVVLRGAIKFVPQNTAYVVERFGKYYKTMEAGLNFIVPFIDRIGYTRTLKEQAYDVPSQSAITRDNISLVVDGVLYIKVLDPYKACYGVDDYVYSVTQLAQTTMRSEVGKMELDKTFEERESLNTAIVSAINEAAQPWGVQVLRYEIKDIDPPRSVLDAMERQMKAEREKRAVILESEGARQSDINVAEGQKQARVLAAEAEKSEQILQAEGEAQAIIAVAEAQAEALEIVGTRAITEEGQKAIQLELAEKAIKAKQAIAKESSVVLLPDSGTGAANVVAEAMTIIDTLNKSKA; from the coding sequence ATGGATACGATTTTTTTAGAAACGTCGAGCTTTGTTGGCGTTTGGGTAGTGCTGGCGGTCTTAGTGATTGTGGTACTACGCGGTGCGATTAAGTTTGTGCCACAAAACACAGCTTATGTTGTTGAGCGATTTGGTAAGTATTACAAGACGATGGAAGCGGGTCTCAATTTCATCGTGCCATTTATCGATCGTATTGGTTATACCAGAACGTTAAAAGAACAAGCATATGATGTACCCAGTCAATCCGCGATCACGCGCGATAACATTTCGCTGGTTGTCGACGGTGTCTTGTACATCAAGGTATTGGACCCGTATAAAGCGTGTTATGGCGTCGATGATTATGTGTACTCCGTGACTCAGCTTGCGCAAACCACCATGCGTAGTGAAGTGGGTAAAATGGAGCTGGATAAAACCTTCGAAGAGCGCGAAAGCTTAAATACCGCGATTGTCTCTGCAATCAATGAAGCCGCTCAGCCTTGGGGTGTTCAGGTCTTACGTTACGAAATTAAAGATATCGATCCACCTCGCTCTGTTCTCGATGCCATGGAACGCCAAATGAAGGCTGAACGAGAGAAGCGTGCGGTTATTCTTGAGTCAGAAGGGGCGCGCCAATCGGATATCAACGTTGCTGAAGGTCAAAAGCAGGCCCGAGTCTTAGCGGCGGAAGCAGAGAAGTCTGAGCAAATCTTGCAAGCGGAAGGTGAAGCGCAAGCCATTATCGCGGTTGCCGAGGCGCAAGCCGAAGCACTTGAAATCGTAGGGACACGAGCAATAACAGAGGAAGGTCAAAAAGCCATCCAGTTAGAGCTTGCAGAAAAAGCGATCAAGGCGAAACAGGCCATTGCCAAAGAGTCCTCAGTCGTACTGCTACCTGACTCTGGGACAGGTGCAGCGAATGTGGTTGCAGAAGCGATGACAATTATTGATACACTCAATAAGAGCAAAGCGTAA
- a CDS encoding NfeD family protein, producing MSIYLAELTVIVGLLLLAVEVWLLGLSTIVLLATGVAAILVGLLAMVGVVPETVTALFSSTGISAGLLTAMLWRPLKQLQRGGRRPDNRHSDFIGLILTLSEPLSREQPSTIKYSGVTWQLRLSSAADDCTLLAGEQVKVVGVDVGRFTVEPVKPE from the coding sequence GTGAGTATTTACCTCGCAGAATTAACCGTGATTGTGGGCTTGTTACTGTTAGCCGTCGAAGTGTGGCTGCTTGGCCTATCGACCATTGTTTTATTAGCAACCGGTGTTGCTGCCATTTTGGTGGGACTTTTGGCGATGGTCGGCGTTGTGCCAGAAACCGTTACGGCGTTATTTAGCAGTACGGGGATCAGCGCAGGCTTGTTAACTGCCATGCTGTGGCGCCCACTTAAACAGCTACAACGTGGTGGACGACGTCCGGATAATCGTCATAGTGATTTTATCGGGTTGATATTGACGCTCAGTGAGCCGTTGAGCCGAGAGCAGCCTTCGACGATTAAATACTCAGGCGTCACTTGGCAACTGCGACTCAGCTCGGCCGCCGATGATTGTACATTGCTGGCTGGGGAACAGGTCAAGGTCGTGGGCGTTGATGTTGGACGATTTACGGTTGAGCCCGTAAAGCCGGAGTGA
- the metC gene encoding cystathionine beta-lyase, protein MEKKHSRTQLIHAGRRKAYTLGGVNPVVQRASSIVFDTLAEKKHAIANRHQQTLFYGRRGTTTHFALQDAMTELEQGTGCALFPCGAAAIANSILAFVKTGDHILVSGSAYEPTQDFCQKILADMQVTTEYFDPLEGTEIGQRITPNTRVVFLESPGSYTMEVHDTPAIVQAVRERAPDAIIMMDNTWAAGRLYQPLAQGVDISIQSGTKYIIGHSDNMLGTAVANARCWPTLRERAYLMGQTVDPDTAYQAARGLRTLDVRLAQHQDNALQVANWLNEQTEVAIVLHPAFADCPGHRYFARDFTGSNGLFSFVFEQRLSDAQLDAFCDHLQHFSMAYSWGGFESLLLANQPEQLNRIRPVGKVDFSGTLVRLHIGLEDVDDLIADLAAGFARINNA, encoded by the coding sequence ATGGAAAAGAAACACAGTCGTACGCAGCTAATACATGCCGGACGCCGTAAAGCCTATACCCTTGGTGGGGTCAACCCAGTCGTACAGCGCGCCTCTTCAATTGTTTTCGATACGTTAGCTGAGAAGAAGCACGCGATTGCCAATCGTCACCAGCAAACCTTGTTCTATGGAAGACGAGGAACCACTACCCATTTTGCGCTGCAAGATGCCATGACCGAGCTTGAGCAAGGAACGGGGTGTGCACTCTTTCCGTGTGGTGCGGCGGCCATCGCAAACAGTATTCTTGCGTTTGTGAAAACCGGTGACCATATTTTGGTCTCAGGATCGGCCTATGAGCCAACTCAAGATTTTTGCCAAAAAATTCTCGCTGATATGCAGGTGACAACCGAGTATTTTGATCCTCTCGAGGGCACGGAGATTGGTCAACGTATCACGCCAAATACACGGGTTGTGTTTCTAGAGTCTCCAGGCTCTTACACCATGGAAGTGCACGATACGCCAGCAATCGTTCAAGCGGTAAGAGAGCGAGCGCCAGATGCGATCATCATGATGGATAACACGTGGGCTGCAGGTCGCTTGTATCAACCGTTAGCACAAGGCGTGGATATTTCGATTCAGTCTGGAACCAAGTATATTATTGGCCATTCGGATAATATGCTAGGTACTGCTGTTGCCAATGCACGCTGCTGGCCGACCTTACGCGAGCGCGCTTATTTAATGGGACAAACGGTCGATCCTGATACGGCTTACCAAGCCGCTCGCGGATTGAGAACCTTGGATGTACGCCTTGCCCAGCATCAAGACAATGCGTTACAGGTGGCCAATTGGCTGAATGAGCAAACCGAAGTAGCAATAGTACTTCACCCTGCATTTGCAGATTGTCCCGGGCACCGCTATTTCGCGCGAGATTTTACCGGCAGCAATGGGCTCTTTTCGTTTGTGTTTGAGCAGCGTTTGTCTGATGCGCAATTGGACGCTTTCTGTGATCATTTGCAGCATTTCAGCATGGCTTACTCATGGGGTGGCTTTGAGTCGTTATTGTTGGCCAATCAGCCAGAGCAACTCAATCGCATCCGGCCTGTAGGGAAGGTGGATTTTTCCGGCACACTCGTCAGGCTACATATCGGATTAGAGGACGTTGACGATTTGATTGCCGATCTGGCGGCTGGTTTCGCGCGCATTAATAATGCTTAA